One genomic region from Sphingobacterium multivorum encodes:
- a CDS encoding Crp/Fnr family transcriptional regulator, translating into MLYENILKNVSKCITLTIEETKQFTGLLTTKKIPKKTMLLEEGEVCQFEGYLQKGCVRIYYLDENGFEVTLAFAIEDWWISDIASFHYHTPSSLYMETLEDSEFLMLTPDTKERLLETVPKFERVFRMLVQRRLAVLQNRLIHTMAKPAADRYLEFIELYPTISQRVPQYYIASYLGVSPEFVSIIRKRLAAKK; encoded by the coding sequence ATGTTATACGAAAATATTCTTAAAAATGTGTCCAAGTGCATTACTTTGACAATTGAAGAAACCAAACAGTTTACTGGTTTATTGACAACAAAGAAGATTCCTAAAAAAACGATGCTATTGGAGGAAGGGGAAGTATGCCAGTTTGAAGGATATCTTCAAAAAGGTTGTGTCAGGATTTATTACCTGGATGAAAATGGTTTTGAAGTAACGCTGGCGTTTGCTATCGAAGATTGGTGGATTAGCGATATTGCTTCATTTCATTACCATACACCATCTAGTTTATACATGGAAACATTAGAAGACAGTGAGTTCTTGATGTTAACACCAGATACGAAGGAGAGATTATTAGAGACTGTTCCAAAGTTTGAGCGAGTTTTTCGTATGTTAGTGCAACGCCGGCTTGCTGTTCTGCAAAATAGGCTGATCCATACAATGGCTAAACCTGCTGCCGATCGCTATCTTGAATTTATTGAACTATATCCGACCATTTCCCAAAGGGTACCGCAATACTATATTGCATCCTACCTAGGGGTTTCACCCGAATTTGTCAGTATTATACGTAAGCGGCTTGCTGCAAAGAAATAG
- a CDS encoding MBL fold metallo-hydrolase: MMHPQFGKRPSGERLQRIQLSKQYRDGKFQNSSPTPQLTQPWTVALYDYFFKRSNETSPKHTIRTVDIDWEKLLGQPHGLVWFGHSSYFLRIDGKNILVDPVLSGSASPIPGSVKAFKGADVSTVSALPPIDYLFISHDHYDHMDYRTLKALQPRVGKVIVGLGVGSHLEYWGYRPEQIIEKDWWDEFNLGDGFSVTVAPARHFSGRSIFSANTLWASYVLQTPSMKLYLGGDSGYDSHFKEIGNRLGPFDLAILENGQYDLSWKHIHMMPEEVVQAAHDLKASLLFPVHSSKFVLANHAWNEPLERISKEAIRQQQPLLTPMIGQVIDLDQPPLTPSYWWRK; the protein is encoded by the coding sequence ATGATGCATCCACAATTCGGCAAAAGACCCTCGGGTGAAAGACTTCAACGCATACAGTTATCCAAGCAATATCGGGACGGTAAATTTCAGAATAGCAGCCCTACACCCCAGCTTACACAACCCTGGACCGTGGCCCTATACGATTACTTTTTTAAGCGATCGAACGAAACAAGTCCCAAACATACTATACGAACAGTGGATATCGACTGGGAAAAGTTGTTAGGTCAACCTCATGGGCTTGTTTGGTTTGGTCACTCCTCTTATTTCCTTCGTATCGATGGTAAGAACATACTCGTCGACCCTGTCCTTAGTGGCAGTGCTTCCCCTATTCCGGGAAGTGTAAAAGCGTTTAAAGGAGCCGATGTCTCTACCGTATCTGCCCTACCGCCGATTGACTATCTATTTATATCACATGACCATTATGATCACATGGATTACAGGACGCTTAAGGCACTACAACCTCGGGTTGGAAAAGTCATTGTTGGTCTTGGTGTTGGCTCCCATCTTGAATATTGGGGATATCGTCCTGAACAGATCATCGAAAAAGATTGGTGGGATGAATTTAACTTGGGTGATGGTTTCAGTGTAACAGTTGCGCCCGCCAGACATTTTTCAGGCCGCAGCATATTTTCTGCCAATACCCTATGGGCCTCCTACGTCCTCCAGACCCCTTCAATGAAACTCTATTTAGGCGGGGATAGCGGTTATGACAGCCACTTCAAAGAAATAGGTAATCGATTGGGTCCTTTTGACCTGGCTATATTGGAAAATGGCCAATATGATCTCAGTTGGAAACATATACACATGATGCCGGAGGAGGTTGTCCAAGCGGCACATGATCTCAAAGCGTCCTTACTTTTCCCTGTCCATTCGTCCAAGTTTGTATTGGCCAATCATGCCTGGAATGAACCTCTAGAACGTATTTCCAAGGAAGCAATACGACAACAACAGCCTTTGCTTACCCCCATGATCGGTCAGGTCATCGACCTCGATCAGCCCCCTTTAACACCTAGTTATTGGTGGCGGAAATAA
- a CDS encoding alpha-L-fucosidase — protein sequence MSKISQSLLYCLSFLLLGNTLFAQSGLSKKVLEQSQLDFVNLGFGMFIHYGMPTFMEQDWSDPNAALELFKSPKLNADQWAKAAKSANMTYGCLTTKHHSGFPIWNTKTTDYNVMNTPLHRDVVKEFTDAFRKNGLRVMLYYSILDMHQGIRPHTITKAHIQLIKDQLTELLTQYGEIDALVIDGWDAPWSRISYDDVPFDDIYYLVKSLQPKCLLMDLNSAKYPGDALFYTDIKSYEQGAGQFISKEHNKLPAMACLPLQQNWFWKTSFPNTPVKNVNELVEKFVIPYNNAYCNFMLNVAPNSDGLMDQNALDALKTIGTLYKNKPNYSSLPSYQAPIVDHNMAKQVPSYSSWSDDMNIMDFANDDNFGSAWVSNPAVKGEVWYELDFERSKPFNSVVITEGKDNPSQYNLSYLKDGKWHPIAVTAVQQGRIKIFRFNEVLGQKLRFSIKPEKGHAVVNEIGVYQERR from the coding sequence ATGTCCAAAATTTCACAGTCCCTACTTTACTGCCTATCTTTTCTTTTACTGGGCAACACGCTATTTGCACAATCTGGTTTATCAAAGAAGGTACTCGAGCAGAGCCAGCTCGACTTTGTCAACCTTGGATTCGGTATGTTTATCCATTATGGCATGCCGACGTTTATGGAACAAGATTGGTCAGATCCCAATGCCGCACTTGAACTGTTCAAATCGCCAAAGCTCAATGCAGATCAATGGGCTAAAGCGGCCAAATCGGCCAACATGACCTATGGTTGCCTAACCACCAAACATCACAGTGGCTTTCCGATCTGGAATACCAAAACAACAGATTATAATGTGATGAATACGCCTTTACATCGTGATGTTGTTAAAGAATTTACGGATGCTTTCCGCAAAAATGGTTTGCGTGTTATGCTGTATTATTCCATTTTGGATATGCATCAAGGCATACGTCCACATACCATTACCAAAGCCCACATCCAATTAATCAAAGATCAGTTGACAGAATTGCTAACGCAATATGGTGAAATCGACGCCTTGGTTATTGACGGATGGGATGCCCCTTGGTCGCGTATTTCGTACGATGATGTTCCTTTCGACGACATCTATTATCTTGTCAAATCACTTCAACCGAAATGTTTGTTGATGGATCTCAATTCAGCAAAATACCCAGGTGATGCGTTGTTTTACACCGATATTAAATCCTATGAACAAGGTGCGGGTCAATTTATTTCTAAGGAGCATAACAAATTGCCGGCAATGGCCTGTCTTCCCTTACAGCAAAATTGGTTCTGGAAAACATCGTTTCCGAACACCCCAGTTAAAAACGTCAATGAATTGGTCGAGAAATTTGTCATTCCGTACAACAACGCGTATTGCAACTTTATGCTCAATGTAGCCCCAAATAGTGATGGTCTGATGGATCAAAATGCGCTTGATGCATTGAAGACAATTGGTACATTATACAAAAATAAACCCAACTACAGTTCATTACCAAGTTATCAGGCACCTATAGTCGACCACAATATGGCCAAACAAGTACCTTCATACAGTAGCTGGAGCGATGACATGAATATTATGGATTTCGCCAATGACGATAACTTTGGTAGTGCCTGGGTCTCCAATCCAGCAGTCAAAGGTGAAGTATGGTATGAATTGGATTTTGAACGTAGTAAACCTTTCAATAGTGTTGTTATTACCGAAGGAAAAGACAATCCTTCACAGTATAACTTATCCTATCTGAAAGATGGAAAATGGCATCCTATCGCGGTTACAGCGGTACAACAGGGCCGTATCAAGATTTTCCGATTTAATGAAGTGTTGGGACAAAAATTACGTTTTAGCATCAAACCCGAAAAAGGTCATGCTGTCGTGAACGAGATTGGCGTTTACCAAGAAAGGCGCTAA
- a CDS encoding helix-turn-helix domain-containing protein has translation MEERDFGNAFLYSCYVEKAFGHEQFISEHVVFFQLSGETHLDHQKGKLVATEGQIVVARRNQLAKAFKYPAENNVYKSVSVLLGADRLKQYAMDHHLSSDKKYQGESNVVLESNLFIRSYFESLTPYAEAIDRVSPQMENIKIYELITLLLESYPQLKDLLFDFSEPHKIDLEQFMVKNYRYNVPLENFAKLTGRSLASFKRDFEKIFQTSPRKWLQERRLSEAYYLIENKRQKPSDFYLDLGFENLSHFYASFKEKFGITPATINSVA, from the coding sequence ATGGAAGAGAGAGATTTTGGGAATGCCTTTTTGTATTCCTGTTATGTCGAGAAAGCATTTGGGCATGAACAGTTTATTTCCGAACATGTCGTTTTTTTTCAGCTATCTGGTGAAACACACCTGGATCATCAGAAAGGAAAATTGGTGGCGACAGAAGGGCAGATTGTAGTTGCCCGTAGAAACCAATTGGCCAAAGCTTTTAAATACCCCGCAGAAAATAATGTTTACAAATCTGTTTCAGTATTACTGGGGGCTGATCGGCTGAAGCAATACGCAATGGACCATCACCTCAGTTCGGACAAAAAGTATCAGGGTGAGTCTAATGTTGTACTGGAAAGTAACCTGTTTATAAGAAGTTATTTTGAGTCATTGACACCCTATGCGGAAGCCATCGACCGTGTGAGCCCACAGATGGAAAATATCAAGATCTACGAGTTGATCACCTTGTTGTTGGAAAGCTATCCACAATTAAAAGACCTGCTTTTTGATTTTTCAGAGCCGCATAAAATTGATCTCGAGCAATTTATGGTTAAAAACTATCGGTACAATGTGCCTTTGGAAAATTTTGCGAAGCTAACAGGGCGGAGTTTAGCAAGCTTTAAACGTGATTTTGAGAAAATATTCCAGACGTCTCCCCGAAAATGGCTGCAAGAAAGACGTCTTTCTGAGGCCTATTATCTAATTGAAAATAAGCGTCAAAAGCCCTCTGATTTTTATCTTGATCTGGGCTTTGAAAACCTTTCTCATTTTTATGCCTCTTTCAAGGAGAAGTTTGGGATAACACCAGCGACCATCAATTCCGTTGCTTAA
- a CDS encoding alginate export family protein: MQQQQSIFNYLRQAAVVLSILSLFPHFSKGQTYKLMRFEEDYSALADSTRHGYQKLKYSPLSGDGKLWLSIGGEARLEYVDFNNEDWGRVKLGHNSFLLQRYSLHADLHLGTRLRLFTQLRSALQHGRKNGSRQIDEDQLNVQNLFIDGTLFKQNNKSVLIRLGRQELDYGSGRLISVGEGPNARRYFTGAKLAYNSSKVNIEAFAMMADTVRPGIFDNKPSKQVNLWGAYGKFIIPQQANLDLYYIGIYRDHSVFEEGISQETRHTLGARIWKYGGGFIYNLEGAYQFGSFGQGKISAWTASVDIGYLFENTVLKPSINLRNDYISGDKKAGDGNLQTFNPIYPKGGYFGFSPQIGPVNLIDIHPYATLDLLSNLKMQVDVVFNWRHTLQDGLYRPSGSFNLPGSASRKRYIGTAYLANFAYTASKQLSLVTGIQYFKTGAFIEDIISIPKNGIFFNSRIAFKF, encoded by the coding sequence GTGCAACAGCAACAGTCCATATTCAACTATCTCCGTCAAGCGGCTGTCGTATTGTCGATACTCAGCCTATTCCCGCATTTTTCTAAGGGTCAAACCTACAAATTAATGCGTTTTGAGGAAGACTATAGCGCCCTCGCAGACAGTACACGTCATGGTTATCAAAAGCTCAAATATAGCCCTTTATCCGGTGACGGCAAATTATGGCTTTCGATAGGTGGCGAGGCACGGTTGGAATATGTCGATTTTAACAATGAGGACTGGGGACGCGTAAAGCTTGGGCATAACAGCTTTCTATTGCAACGATATAGCCTTCATGCCGATTTACATCTCGGGACGCGCCTCCGTCTTTTCACCCAGCTCCGCTCAGCCCTGCAGCATGGCCGCAAAAATGGCTCACGCCAGATCGATGAAGACCAATTGAATGTACAGAACCTATTTATAGATGGAACGCTGTTCAAACAAAATAATAAATCAGTATTGATTCGCCTTGGCAGGCAGGAGCTTGACTATGGCTCCGGCCGCTTAATCTCCGTAGGTGAAGGCCCAAATGCCAGAAGATATTTCACTGGAGCAAAGCTAGCTTACAACAGCAGCAAAGTGAATATTGAAGCATTTGCCATGATGGCGGATACCGTTAGACCGGGCATATTTGACAACAAACCTTCCAAACAAGTAAACCTGTGGGGAGCTTACGGTAAATTTATTATTCCTCAACAGGCCAATCTCGACCTATATTACATCGGTATCTATCGCGACCATTCGGTTTTCGAGGAGGGGATATCACAGGAAACCCGCCATACCCTAGGAGCCCGGATCTGGAAATATGGCGGTGGATTTATTTATAATCTTGAAGGGGCTTATCAATTTGGATCTTTTGGCCAGGGTAAGATATCAGCATGGACTGCTTCCGTCGATATCGGCTACCTCTTTGAAAATACGGTACTCAAGCCATCCATCAATCTACGTAACGACTATATTTCAGGGGACAAAAAGGCTGGAGATGGCAATCTGCAGACCTTCAATCCCATTTACCCCAAAGGTGGGTATTTCGGTTTTAGTCCACAGATCGGTCCCGTCAACTTGATTGACATTCACCCTTATGCCACGCTAGACCTTCTTTCCAATCTCAAGATGCAGGTTGACGTGGTTTTCAACTGGCGACATACTTTACAAGACGGTTTATACAGGCCAAGCGGATCTTTCAACCTACCTGGATCTGCTTCGCGTAAACGCTATATCGGCACGGCCTATCTAGCCAATTTCGCCTACACAGCCAGTAAGCAACTGTCGCTGGTAACAGGTATCCAATATTTCAAGACCGGCGCCTTCATTGAAGACATCATTAGCATACCAAAGAATGGAATTTTCTTCAATAGCAGAATCGCCTTTAAATTCTAA
- a CDS encoding sensor histidine kinase yields MQRTGKNLYPWAFGTSFLILTVLIGFLIFNTYKLEDKNYQIGQLNQIQNAYGAVIMDDKIFPGGDAIFQTTLVPCLPIWYEKKIMKSADADQYGKHCMSRFLDEMRSRQSLDSIFRRIVHQQGLDTTLVYLFHFDKLEIYNERDGTWTTFFALAADDRVGLISGTLKSVTHNNRVFELSVSDKNPIPYRFTYSLYVDYENRNWRIVQDMAPVFLLSLACIVVIVLLSYRTYSNWINQRKLVDLKTSFLNHMRHEFNTPLTTILISAHSLVDSEAGKEDVEVVQLGRIVERQAKRLKAYFEQVMGAVALQEQQAKIVSVSIDRLTQQILSELHLRYRGEIEIQYEPLAEDAEINLDEDYYYSILDNLVSNAIKFNDNSKKTIQLSWEQRGPHCNLKIVDNGVGIAAADQGAIFTAFYRGKLSGNKPGLGLGLYYVKSYLDRLGWTIHIAEDKSGSGTIFYIYMGNAARNGKRQV; encoded by the coding sequence ATGCAGCGTACCGGTAAAAATTTATATCCTTGGGCATTTGGAACGAGCTTCTTGATCTTGACCGTTTTGATCGGTTTTCTAATTTTCAACACCTATAAGCTTGAAGATAAGAATTATCAGATCGGACAGCTCAATCAGATTCAGAATGCTTATGGCGCTGTTATTATGGATGATAAGATATTCCCCGGTGGGGATGCCATCTTTCAGACAACGTTAGTGCCCTGTTTGCCGATATGGTATGAAAAAAAAATCATGAAGTCCGCAGATGCAGACCAGTACGGTAAGCATTGTATGAGTCGCTTTCTTGATGAGATGCGGAGTCGGCAGTCATTGGACAGTATCTTTCGTCGGATTGTACATCAACAAGGGCTCGATACGACACTTGTTTACCTGTTCCATTTTGATAAATTGGAAATATATAATGAAAGAGACGGTACCTGGACGACTTTCTTTGCGTTAGCCGCTGATGATCGTGTAGGTTTAATCAGTGGTACACTCAAGAGCGTAACTCATAATAATAGGGTTTTTGAACTATCTGTCAGTGATAAGAACCCGATTCCTTATCGTTTTACCTATAGCCTGTATGTGGATTATGAAAATAGGAACTGGCGTATCGTCCAAGATATGGCACCTGTGTTTTTACTCTCTTTAGCATGTATCGTCGTGATTGTGCTCTTAAGTTATCGAACCTACAGCAATTGGATCAACCAACGTAAATTGGTAGACCTGAAAACAAGTTTTCTAAATCATATGCGGCATGAATTTAATACACCACTGACGACGATTTTGATCAGTGCACATAGTCTGGTCGACAGTGAAGCGGGTAAGGAAGACGTAGAGGTGGTACAACTCGGCCGCATTGTGGAAAGGCAAGCCAAACGACTCAAAGCTTATTTTGAACAGGTCATGGGAGCAGTTGCGTTACAAGAACAACAGGCTAAAATTGTATCCGTTTCTATTGATCGGTTGACACAGCAAATACTGAGTGAGCTTCATTTGCGCTACCGAGGAGAAATTGAAATTCAATATGAACCTTTAGCCGAAGATGCAGAGATAAACCTTGATGAAGACTATTATTATTCAATTTTGGATAATCTGGTATCTAATGCGATAAAATTTAACGATAATAGTAAGAAGACAATTCAGTTAAGCTGGGAGCAGCGAGGTCCTCATTGTAACCTCAAAATAGTGGATAATGGGGTTGGTATCGCCGCTGCGGATCAGGGAGCGATCTTTACAGCATTTTATAGAGGGAAACTGTCCGGCAACAAGCCTGGACTGGGACTGGGACTTTATTATGTCAAATCTTATTTGGACAGGCTGGGTTGGACAATCCATATAGCGGAAGATAAGTCTGGTTCCGGTACGATTTTTTATATTTACATGGGCAATGCGGCACGCAATGGTAAAAGACAAGTTTGA
- a CDS encoding hydrolase: MKPSLELLSPSNHALVLIDFEGQMAFATKSITMEELRNNVAVICGASKIFNVPTIVTTVAEESFSGPVFPEIETYYPQSSTDYIDRTSMNTWEDQAAYQAITGTGKKKLVLAGLWTGVCIVGPALSALAEGYEVYVIADACGDVSQEAHERAMQRMIHTGAKPITAVQYLLELQRDWARQETYVAVTDLMKKHGGSYGLGIHYAHNMLKHG, from the coding sequence ATGAAACCATCACTAGAACTATTGTCGCCAAGCAACCATGCACTGGTATTGATCGACTTCGAAGGCCAAATGGCATTTGCCACAAAAAGTATTACTATGGAAGAACTCCGCAATAATGTCGCCGTAATCTGCGGTGCTTCCAAGATTTTCAATGTGCCGACCATCGTAACTACTGTCGCGGAAGAAAGCTTTTCAGGACCTGTTTTTCCAGAAATTGAGACATATTATCCGCAATCCAGTACAGATTATATCGACCGGACCAGTATGAACACCTGGGAAGATCAGGCTGCTTACCAAGCAATTACAGGCACAGGCAAGAAAAAATTGGTACTAGCCGGCCTATGGACAGGTGTATGTATCGTTGGACCAGCCTTATCTGCACTCGCGGAAGGGTATGAAGTTTATGTTATTGCCGATGCTTGTGGTGATGTAAGTCAAGAGGCGCATGAGCGTGCTATGCAACGAATGATTCATACAGGTGCAAAACCCATCACTGCTGTACAATACCTTTTGGAATTACAACGCGACTGGGCCCGTCAGGAAACCTATGTAGCTGTCACAGATCTCATGAAAAAACATGGTGGCAGCTATGGCTTAGGGATTCATTATGCCCACAATATGCTAAAACACGGTTAA
- a CDS encoding RNA polymerase sigma-70 factor yields the protein MEVADLEKHWLVSLQQGDRHVFADIYDFYWKRLLGIAYNLTKDKQTAEEIVQEVFVSLWNRREDVQINLLSQYLATAVKFASFKALQRARRHEQILNTAVVQPMFQQDQNTIDARFLQEYLHEVVETLPDRCKLVFQLSREEHFSNREIAAELQISEKAVEANITRALKVLRMQLRKVGFIFLFFI from the coding sequence ATGGAGGTAGCAGATTTAGAAAAGCATTGGCTAGTCTCTTTGCAACAAGGTGATAGACATGTTTTTGCGGATATTTATGATTTTTACTGGAAAAGATTGTTAGGCATTGCCTATAACCTAACGAAAGACAAACAAACAGCAGAGGAAATTGTACAAGAGGTATTTGTTTCACTATGGAATAGACGTGAGGATGTGCAAATAAACTTGCTGTCCCAATATTTAGCGACAGCTGTAAAATTTGCTTCTTTTAAAGCACTGCAACGTGCCAGGCGACATGAGCAAATCCTGAACACTGCTGTCGTTCAACCTATGTTCCAGCAGGATCAGAATACAATTGATGCACGCTTTTTACAAGAATATCTTCATGAAGTTGTTGAAACACTACCTGATCGTTGTAAGCTGGTCTTTCAGCTGAGTCGCGAAGAACATTTTTCCAACCGTGAAATAGCCGCCGAACTCCAAATTTCGGAAAAGGCTGTGGAAGCAAATATTACGCGTGCCCTGAAAGTGTTGCGTATGCAATTGCGCAAGGTTGGCTTTATCTTTTTATTTTTTATTTAA
- a CDS encoding response regulator: MRHAMVKDKFDILLIEDEPDLGEVFSRYLQYKGYTVLWESTAQGGWSAFQSYAVQLLIIDVQLPDGNGFDLAQQMIQLNPGQPIFFLTALHERASRLRGLSLGAVDYIAKPFDMDEILLKIRNLLTVANAPEVHPNSEIELAIGCLALNMERYSLRDGVGGIQKLTVREAELLRHLILHKNLLVNKKDLLLKFWGNTDFFNGKSLEVFISRLRKLLQMDRKLHIESIYGAGYILHENEGN, from the coding sequence ATGCGGCACGCAATGGTAAAAGACAAGTTTGACATTCTTTTGATCGAAGACGAACCCGATTTGGGGGAAGTTTTTTCGCGTTATTTGCAGTATAAGGGCTATACTGTACTTTGGGAAAGTACAGCACAAGGAGGTTGGTCTGCTTTTCAGTCCTATGCTGTCCAATTACTTATTATTGATGTGCAGTTGCCCGATGGCAACGGTTTTGACCTGGCGCAACAAATGATACAATTGAATCCTGGACAACCTATTTTCTTTTTGACAGCACTTCATGAACGTGCATCGCGGCTTAGAGGGCTTAGTCTAGGTGCTGTTGATTACATTGCTAAACCTTTTGACATGGACGAAATATTGCTTAAGATCCGCAATTTATTGACTGTGGCAAATGCACCCGAGGTGCACCCCAATTCGGAAATCGAGCTCGCTATCGGTTGTCTGGCACTCAACATGGAACGCTATAGCCTGCGCGATGGAGTGGGCGGTATACAAAAGCTCACGGTCCGTGAAGCTGAATTGCTACGACATCTGATTCTCCATAAAAATCTATTGGTCAATAAGAAAGATCTATTGCTGAAGTTTTGGGGTAATACGGATTTTTTTAATGGTAAAAGCCTAGAGGTTTTTATCTCCCGACTTCGTAAATTGCTGCAGATGGATCGCAAACTTCATATCGAAAGTATCTATGGAGCGGGTTATATTTTACACGAAAATGAAGGTAATTAA
- a CDS encoding FecR family protein: MDNSNLQQLIDKYLQGTISVEEKERLLLWYRQQQEEENIWELAPGETEQQVGERMKANIWAQMDNTPVRKRVYWLYAAVAATLLLFSFSILMWNKFTSNEQQVAFSKSEGSANRFILLPDSSRVVLRAGSKLSYPNTFDDATREVSLEGEAYFDIKHRNNQPFIIHTGEIKTTVLGTAFTIKYPADSKQIEVLVERGKVRVENEKQVFAELVADQKIDLKESQLKGKVEKVNSASALSWKRQDMSFDALAFGDIAKNLEKRYGVELHFINPALENCPVSGKFTGNETIEEVLLNICATRNATYRKTADGQYEIQGEGCQ; this comes from the coding sequence ATGGACAATAGTAATTTACAGCAACTAATCGACAAATACCTTCAGGGAACAATTTCTGTAGAAGAAAAAGAGCGTTTACTACTGTGGTATCGTCAGCAGCAGGAAGAGGAAAACATTTGGGAACTAGCGCCAGGAGAAACAGAGCAGCAGGTCGGTGAACGAATGAAAGCCAATATTTGGGCGCAAATGGATAATACACCTGTGCGTAAGCGTGTTTACTGGCTCTATGCGGCTGTAGCGGCGACGCTATTATTGTTTTCTTTTTCCATTTTGATGTGGAATAAATTTACTTCGAATGAACAGCAGGTGGCCTTTTCCAAATCGGAAGGATCGGCGAATCGATTTATCCTATTGCCAGATAGTTCACGGGTTGTTTTGCGGGCAGGGAGTAAACTTTCCTATCCCAATACCTTCGATGATGCAACACGTGAGGTTAGCTTGGAAGGTGAAGCATATTTTGATATTAAACATCGGAATAATCAACCTTTTATTATTCATACAGGGGAGATTAAAACAACTGTCCTGGGTACGGCATTTACAATAAAATACCCGGCTGACAGTAAGCAGATCGAAGTCCTTGTCGAACGAGGAAAAGTAAGGGTAGAAAATGAAAAGCAAGTATTTGCCGAGCTTGTGGCGGATCAGAAAATCGATCTCAAAGAATCACAGTTGAAGGGTAAGGTTGAGAAAGTAAATTCCGCATCGGCATTAAGCTGGAAAAGACAGGATATGTCTTTTGACGCTCTGGCTTTTGGTGATATCGCTAAAAATTTGGAAAAACGTTATGGAGTGGAACTACATTTTATCAATCCAGCTCTAGAAAATTGTCCCGTCAGCGGGAAATTTACCGGAAACGAAACGATCGAAGAGGTCTTGTTGAATATCTGTGCTACGCGCAATGCGACCTATCGTAAGACAGCTGATGGTCAATATGAAATACAGGGAGAGGGCTGTCAATAA